CAAAGAGAACTGAATTAACAGGATCAGGGAAGACCATCCAGGACCCCCCGATCTTGCTTCAAGGTCTTACAAACTACCCAACAAAGCGAGAAACTAAAGCCCTCCTGGGGCTATGGCAGGCAGAAAGTATCCCTAAGTGATCTGAAGACAAGCATATTAAGGGGAATGACAAAGAGCTGATTCACATGACCATAGTAAAATTTCTTGCTAGTGACTCTGGGGGTGGGTCTGAGTATTCTTTTGATTTCCTAAAGAATGGTGTTTTGGACTGGTGCTGTTTATCCCAAGGTGATTGAACATAGATTTAAACAGCCTTCTTTTCAGTTCTGAGTGCTATATACATTCCTACTTGACAGCTTTATCTAGTCCAAAGTCAAAATTCCTAGATTTATGCCCAAGAAGAATTTTGCATTGAGTTATTTTGGGTGCCCATGGAAGAATTCTTTCTACACATGCTGCTGTATAACCTGCTTGATTCCTCCATATTTTGAAGGACAAAGACCAAATCTGGACCTATACAATCACTTGGGGAGGGAGAGCAAAGCTGTTACAAACATACATAACTCATAATTTTGTTTGGCGTGAAATATTATTTCATCCAATTTATTAATCCACATTATTTTTAATGCACATGTGAAAATTCAGTTGTTTCATGTAAAAattaatatagattttttttataaTCAAGTTTTTAAGAGTTGGAGTTCATTGGTATTAATATATATTGTGCTGTATCCCCAGTGGGCATATGTGAAACACTGTACCAGACCCCAGGGGAGGTGTGTGGCAACATAAGGCAGTCTCCCATCCCATTGCTAAGATGCTTATAGTACAGATTTACTAATGCAAACCCAGAAGAGAAGGACCAAAACACATTTGCCGAAAAATATGAACTTAGTGGAATGGTGTTCCTCTCATCTCCTTTAAGACCTTGCTCCAATAATtgtgctttctctttctcatagCTTCAGTGTCTTCCTCTTCAGTGGCCACCTCCTCCTCTGTGCTTAAATATGCTGAAGCCACTGCTACTTTCACAAGTATTTCATCCTGAATTTCCAGTACCCCCGGCCGTGTTTCCTTCTTATACTCCAGCTTCTTGAAAGAGCAGTGGTGTCGCCAGGCTTTCCTCCTAACCCTGCCGTCTGGCCTCTACCGCCAGCACtccctggaaaccatcatcctcaagGTCACCAATAACCTACTAGGGTGCCAACTAATCCAGAGGACTCGGATCCTCACCCTACctgacttctcttttctttctcagtttccataaTGAGTTGTTCTTCTTCCCACATCATACATTCTGGGGTTGGGCttctttttgcaattttttttttttttttttttgagaagattctcactctgtcaccaggctggagtgcaatgatgcgatctcggctcactgcaaactccgcctcccaggttcaagcaattttcctgcctcagcctcctgggtagttgggactacaggtgcccgcctccaCACCCGgcagatttttagtagagatggggtttcaccgtgttggccaggatggtctcaatctcttgaccttgtgatccactcgcctcagcctcccaaagtgctgggattacaggcctgagccaccatgctcggccttctttttgtgcttttatattgtccctgttgaacttactcacacctataattttcATCTCCCTAACTCTCCACTTGCTTGATGCTTATACAAAGAGTCAAGAAGGTAAAATGATTGGGAGCATAAAATTTGCAGTCACCTGCATACTCTTGAGTTAGAATTTCTGCTCTGGCACTTTCTAGCCATGTAATTCTGAGTCTCAATTCTCTCATCtgtagaaaagagaaagggaTAGTATCAACTTTTTTGACCACTTCATACCATTCCTAAGAACTGGTATAATATTCTGTGCCCAGAAGGAACACCATAAGATTGTGAGGATTATATCGTGATGAAGTGCATAGCATAGTGGCTAGCACATACTCTGTAGATACTAGCTCCCACTACTATTACTGGACACTACATTTGGGTGTCATTTAGGTACCGTGAACTCAATATATTCTAAACTGAACTTTCCTTCCTCCCAAATCTGTATCCCTCTGTTGCAGTTCTGGTTAGCACCTTCATAATCACCCCAGTCACTAAACAGAGCTCTAGGTAACACATTTCTTTGCCCATTCCTTTTTGTCATCCATGTCTATACCCGGTGTGTCTAAGGCCAATTTACATAATATCTCTTCAACCAACACTTTTCTTTCCATACctactgccattttttttttttttattcaggcCTTTCACACATTGATCAAAATGTTCCTGGCCTCAAACCCTATAACTGCCCTCTATTTCCCCCCAGTTTAGCCTGGCTTTCAGGACTTCCCTGATCTGTcccacccctctctctctccagcctcatctccacATCCATCACCCTCACCTGACACCAGACTCTCTATTTCAGCTGGAATAAGTACTTCCTTCATCAGAGATGCCATCCTGACCCTATCACTGTGGCTCATGATGCCAACTCCTTTCCCCAGTGTACCTTCCTCAATACCTCCTCTGCTGTCTAACTGATGAAGCTGTGCTCATCCTTAAAGATCCAGCTCAAGTCTGTCCTCCTATATCATCTTTATTTAGGTATTGTACACTCTTTTTCACTGATGAACTTTACTAGGAGTAGCTTAACAAAACTCAGAGTTGGATAGATGGTATTTGAAATGATGTTTGCTTTATTGCTCAGGGTCCTCTATGAGAAACTACAGAAGAAACTTGTGTACAGTCTGTGTACCTGCAATAACTGTCCTTCTCCTGAACAATATGTGTTCTTTAAAGTTATGAACTCTTCTGTTTCTGTAACTTTATGGCTTGAGAACCAAATTGAAGTCCTGAGGGGCATGCATCTTGCATACATATCTCAACACGGCATGCATTATTTTTCCACCCTTGTTTGTCATCTTTGATTTCCCCCCCTTTATTGTCTTGTTCAGCTGTCTGCCTTTTTTGTAAACTGCCTTAAGTCTATCTTAGAGCAAGACAGATTGTATGTaaaggaaagtgaaaagaaatatgaagaaaagtaaaggaagaagATGACATATGTACAAGcaataaggaagaaaaggaacATAGGAGATGATTAGAATTTTCTAACAACAATGGTTTTAGTAATATTGCTTGCTGATCTTATCAGAATCCATTCAACTAGCATATTTGGAACTGCCATGTATGAGACATTGTGCTCAGCATTGGGAATGCAGAGATATTCAAGATAGAGTCTCTCTACTCACAGGAATTTGCAGTTTGATCAACTCTAATAGCTACTGTCGCCCTTAAGATTATGACTGAGATAAAGAGAAGAAACTTTTCCCCAAAAGGGACCCTTTCCTCACCCATGAGAAATTAACTATTGTAGTTTGAGTATCAATTAAGCTTCTATGTACTTGAGGTACTAAGCAAAGTACTTCAAAATGTCGGTGGGTTAAATGACTGGAATTTTATTTCTTAGTCATAAACCAGTTTGAGGATGGGTGGTCTAGGGCTGGCAGAGTGGTTCTGCTGTGCACAGCATGTAGCTTCCATATCTCGGAGCCAAGCTGGCTGCTCCAGCACTTACCACCTCCTACAGCAGGGAGGGGAAAGGGCCAAGGAAGCATGCCCATTCCTTTAGGGCATCACCCAGCCCTGAAAGTGACCTTAGTCACTTCTGCTCACCTCATATGGGCAGAGCTTAATTCCTTTGTCACAGGAAGCTATAGGggaggctgagaaataaagaagtaaaaggaGAATAGACATTGGTAAATCTCTAGCAATTTCTGCTGATGTTAGCAACAaagtttcttccttctcctccacttcttcctcctccttcctgttttgagccttatgattttcttttcaacCTCTGAATGTTACTTAAAAGCCATACATTCTCAGGTTTTGGGTCAATTTATACCTGCATTTCTCACATCTGCTCCATCGATGAACTTCATCTCTTCAAGTTCTCAAAGgtctagaatttttttaaaagttgctacacagcaacaattttttaaaaattaaaatttggccaggcgtggtggctcatgcctgtaatcccagcactttgggaggctgaggcgggtggattgagttcaggagttcaagaccagcctgggcaatgtggtaagatcttgtctctacccaaaaaaaaaaaaaaaaaattactggtcttggtgctgcatgcctgtagtcccagcttcttgggaggctgaggcgggaggatcgtttaagcccaggaggtcaagattgcagtgagccaagatgtgccactatactctagcctggccaacagagcgagacactctctcaaaatataaataaatataaatataaaaatgtaccaACAATTCAAATGATACTGTTTTGCATTCTGATTTTTcacttaaaacttttatttatatcataagcaaatttttgaaaaatgtatggATATCTCCCCAGAAAAGGTGGGGACATGAGTATGGTAAGACAATAAGccataatttttaatgtttaaggcCCCATTATTTACAGCTCCTATTGGAATCTTACCTGAAAGAGCTCTCTATCTCCCAGTGCAGgttataaagatatattttcattttgctcctatttcatttattttagaatatgaaaGATGATAAATTGTTATGCGACACAAGTTGAGGTGGAaaatcaaagagaaggaagagaaaaataatcccTAATATTGCTGGTTCTGTGTATAATTTAGCTGTCTCTGAATATTAAGTAATCTTTTATACTGATCATAAGTATGTTCCTGAACACAGGGAGAACTGTTTTCACTctaaatttataacatttttggAAGCTTAATTATCATACTTGAAGGTCAAATGGTGCTTTAttgcaataaaatacaaaaagtaataaagaaaTTATTCCTGGGGAGATGAAAGTCTAGGTTCATAGCTCATTAAATGCTAACTTCAGAGCCCATGTCTAATTTGTCATATTTAGCTTTGGAAGTTTaatacatttgaatttcaaattagGTGAGGAGATACCTGAGGCAAAACTACCTAGGGCCTTTGAATTCTAAAATGATTCAGGAGATATAGTCCCCGTAACATAATACCTGTATTTGGAAGAATTGCTTGCCATCTATATATAATGCTTGTCTGAcccaaaggctttttttttttttttaagtaatcaaTAATATTACCTCAAAGCTCATTTACCACCTCCTCAATTCATTTTTAGGCATCTTTTCGTTTTTCTGATCCACATATTTACATCTCCATTCTTTGCACTGAGTAATTTGTTCAACAAGTTGGCTGAAATTTATTAGTACTACTATAATTTGGAGTCAGATGATTACTTTAAAATTTCCATTCAAAATAAgtcagttgaaagaaaaaaacacatctgTCAAGAAAATAACCTTTTGGGGGAATTAAACACGACCTCATTCTTTCTAATATGCCTACTTCAGGCTGCTGTGATCTATGAGATTCTGGCAAGTTCAACTTTTGAAAGAGCATATGCACAGAAATGCTTCTTAAGAAATGAAGCAGCCTGTTTCCCTGTAGCAGCTCCCTATTGCTGGAGAAGGAGAAAAGTGCCCAAGATCCTTtcaggatatttggttttttggGCGCGACACAAATCGaggtgagggaagagagaggaaaatcCCCTGAATCCCTGCAGGATTAATTtattcaaaaaggaaattaaaaatactcaATATGCAAAAGTCTTGTGAAGAAAATGAGGGAAAACCACAGAACATGCCAAAGGCCGAGGAAGATCGCCCTTTGGAGGATGTACCACAGGAGGCAGAAGGAAATCCTCAACCTTCCGAAGAAGGTAtaagccaggaggcagaaggaaaCCCCAGAGGAGAGCCGAATCAGCCTGGCCAGGGATTTAAAGAGGACACACCCGTTAGGCATTTGAACCCTGAAGAAATGATAAGAGGAGTAGGTGAGCTTGAAAGGCTTAGGGAAGAGATAAGAAGAGTAAGAAACAAGTTTGTGATGATGCATTGGAAGCAAAGACATTCACGCAGCCGTCCTTATCCTGTGTGCTTTAGGCCTTGAATTCATTTTTGCCTAATATTAAAATCTGGCCCCAGCTTTCTTTCTGTTAGCATTTTCTGATGTATCTTTGACctccattttacttttaataatctgatgaaattttgttttagatagtttccttggtaccagcacctcattggattttggattttgacCCATTTTCCAGGTCTATTTTTCAATTGGAAACTTTCACACATTTGCATGGGAATGTGTTCATTCCATGTTGTAAAGTGAAACATAACAGGTTATGGCAAAGCAGCATATTTAATATCAGCTCACATATATAGGATAAAATTCCaaactttgtgtgtgtgcgtgtgtgtatacatacatccATATAACATATATCAAAAACTTAACCAAGCTTATTTCTGTGTGGtgtgaaattttatttgttttcttctttttattctttttgcttatatTATATGTGCTTTTTAATGAACACGTgtctcacacacaaaaagaattaaggattttttttacaAGTAAGAGTCAAATAATTTGCAACCAGCTTATGAGGGCAATGGGGGCACCTAAACTCTTGatgaaagaacaataaaaaagaaatgtaaacctCAAATTACCTCTGGATCTCTTAGCCAGAGGAATAAACTGGCAAttattacagattaaaaaaaaaaaaaaagaaatgaagctttttttttttttttttaaactttcagcaTGTAATTTGTCTCCTAGACAAATTGAATTGATGATGGGAGGAATTTAGGCTTCAATTTAATATTGAGATACCATCTAAGGATCCAcgtttataatatttattttgaaaggcCCAATAGTTTAAgctattaaaatgttattaagaaaagcATGACTGTGAGCACCAATAACCAAATGTAGTCACAGAAGCTAATGTGGAGATACTTGCTGCCTGTTTTAGTTTACAGAGATGTTCTAACTTCCACTTCTGTCTGCAAAGCTTAGCTGATGCTAATGCAAGAGAAACTGTCATAAAGATAAGCCACTCATTATAATCTGTGAGATGCGCTAAATAATTGGAGGTAATTTTGGAGACAAAAATACATTTAGTAAATTAAAGTAATGTTCACAAAGTAAGTCTATCTAATGACAAGCAATACATTAGTtgcactttaaaatttaaaaagtgagtaaAAAGTGGTTCTTCTCATACTGCGATGAAGGCCAGATTAATTCACACTGAGTGAAAATagtgagtttttaaagataatttttcacCTTTCCCAAAGATATTCCTTGGGAAAAGACCTACAACTCTTCTGGCTAGAACTGTCTCCAACACAGAGACATGTTAACATATATGAGCTAAGAGTTTTCCATCATTTATTCAAAAAAGTATCTGCATGCactttttctgctttcattttaagtgaaaaaatagtAACCTTGTTTAAAGAGACCAAGAAGCATGTTATTCCTTTGAAACTTTTGGTACTGAATTTACTTGCTTTCATGTTAGGCTCAACCAAGCCTTGTGATGTGAATTGCTTATCTTATGAACTGGGTCTTTTCATGGCTGTTCCATGTAATAATCGTTCACACTCACTATTTTTTGAATAATTATCTTTATCGAATCTGCATTAGTACAGAGTTCTTGTGTTCATTCAAGGCAGTTCCAGTCTCTTTCTTTTGCTAACTTATGGTGATAAATCATTTCAAGAACAGTgcaattgaattttttaaaaaagaagttctataagcaatctatttttttcaaactttgaaGTACCTTCCAAAAACAATGattgtttacttttattcttaGCATGTTTaagcttattaattttaaaaatctatttttgtccTCTTTGCATAGTCTGTGACATCTTagtaaaatacatatgtaatctTCAGGTCACTTAATAGTACTCAAGCATCTAGGAAAATGCTTGGCTAAGGAAAGACTTAGAATGTTGCTGAAGCATATCATTGCTGATctaaatctttgtatttttccaaAACATCATCTGGATAGGCCCCACTGGAGAGAGAATTTGGAGGACAAATAACTGTTAAATGGCACTATCACAAACATCAAAAAGAATCTGGAAAAGAAATCATAAGTACACATTTATGAGTTGTTTTGACACTCATAagaacatttatttacttatctagTGTGAAAATATTGTATTATGCTGAAAActttaaagtttcatttttttctcatttaactgCTCTGCTCTCAAGAGGGATTTGACTTATGAAATTAAGTAGATTCTCATTTATCAATACTTTCCTAGTAAAAATTGCTACCAATTTATATTGATAGTTTTAAAGAAGTTTAGCTTTTTCAACTAAAAACAAGTCAAAGTAGACTAGGCTTTCATTCTGAATCCCTCGCtggaaaaaaagcttttaaaaaaccTGGTGATTTTAGTGAGATTCTATTGTAATTCCTCCATTCTGTTGGCTTGCTTTTACTTGTTTTTTAGGCAAAGTAGAACCTTCATTTTAACTTACCTGtgtaactttttatattttatctgtgGTTTTAAGTAAGTTAATTCAGTCTGAGGACATTTGGCTTACTCTTTAAGTTATCATGATATACCTAAAGTCAATTTCCAATTCAGTCCAGTTGCTTGAACTTGATCAAGCTTTACAAAGGATATGGTTTCTGTAATGTTTGTGAATTTCAATGGCATTGTATTTCTGGATAAAGATTACAGAGATTTATGGTTATTCTGAATGAGATTTAAAGTTCATTGAAACACAAATACATTCACATGCAATTTATAACAGGGAACTCTTAACAGAATTAGACATTCCTAGATTCATCTCAGCTGAACATTCATTCCTAGTTGAGCATCCTACcttatagaaaaaatattcactTCTGATAAAATGTAGGAATTCAGTTTGATTTATACAAACACTTGATTCCTTATTAAATCATTTATCTTTCTATAAGTTCCTTCCAGCCTCTACGTACAGTTTCATGGGTCTCACCAATGAAACTAAAATAGGACCATATTATGAAGCTTCCCCACAGTGATCTCTCTGGGTACAGAACAACTCCAGCCTATCTTCTTCTCTCTTCAATTCAATGTCCTCTGACAAGTAGCACCATCCCTAGTGCATCTTCCTCTGTGCATACCTTTGGTCGTCTGACCTGATCTTCTTATCACTACCACAGAAATACCTGGAAGAAACTGCGATGTCTTTTACACTTCTGTTAAAGGTGTATTCCATCCTATTCTTTCTCCAAAACCAAAACCTACTTCTTTAAGAACTTTCTGTTGTCTCTCATCCTCAGAAACCAAAACTCCCTAGTTTAAGCCATCTGACAATTTTATGTCATTGCTAGATTTTAATCATGCAATTTTAGATTCAAAGGAACTG
The nucleotide sequence above comes from Macaca nemestrina isolate mMacNem1 chromosome 4, mMacNem.hap1, whole genome shotgun sequence. Encoded proteins:
- the LOC112425498 gene encoding transcription elongation factor A protein-like 8 codes for the protein MQKSCEENEGKPQNMPKAEEDRPLEDVPQEAEGNPQPSEEGISQEAEGNPRGEPNQPGQGFKEDTPVRHLNPEEMIRGVGELERLREEIRRVRNKFVMMHWKQRHSRSRPYPVCFRP